The following are encoded together in the Diachasmimorpha longicaudata isolate KC_UGA_2023 chromosome 3, iyDiaLong2, whole genome shotgun sequence genome:
- the LOC135160755 gene encoding peptidyl-prolyl cis-trans isomerase-like 3 isoform X1, giving the protein MSVTLHTDVGDIKIELFCELCPKACENFLALCASNYYDNCTFHRNIKGFIVQTGDPTQTGKGGTSVWNRKFEDEFKEELKHNTRGLVSMANNGPNTNGSQFFITYAAQPHLDLKYTLFGKVIDGLDTLEQLEKLPVNPKNFKPLTDIRINSVTIHANPLAG; this is encoded by the exons ATG agTGTCACTCTGCATACGGATGTAGGGGATATTAAAATTGAGTTATTTTGTGAATTGTGTCCGAAGGCGTGTGAG aattttttagcATTATGTGCAAGTAATTACTACGACAACTGCACATTCCACCGAAATATCAAAGGGTTCATAGTACAAACGGGAGACCCAACACAGACCGGGAAAGGTGGTACATCGGTATGGAATAGAAAATTCGAAGACGAATTCAAGGAAGAGTTGAAGCACAACACGCGTGGCTTGGTATCaatggcgaataacggtccaAACACAAATGGAAGTCAATTCTTCATAACTTACGCTGCCCAGCCCCATCTAGACTTGAAATACACCTTGTTTGGaaa GGTGATCGATGGCCTGGATACCCTAGAGCAACTGGAAAAACTCCCCGTGAACCCAAAGAACTTCAAACCCCTCACAGACATCAGAATAAACAGTGTAACAATTCACGCTAATCCATTGGCTGGATGA
- the LOC135160755 gene encoding peptidyl-prolyl cis-trans isomerase-like 3 isoform X2 yields the protein MNFLALCASNYYDNCTFHRNIKGFIVQTGDPTQTGKGGTSVWNRKFEDEFKEELKHNTRGLVSMANNGPNTNGSQFFITYAAQPHLDLKYTLFGKVIDGLDTLEQLEKLPVNPKNFKPLTDIRINSVTIHANPLAG from the exons ATG aattttttagcATTATGTGCAAGTAATTACTACGACAACTGCACATTCCACCGAAATATCAAAGGGTTCATAGTACAAACGGGAGACCCAACACAGACCGGGAAAGGTGGTACATCGGTATGGAATAGAAAATTCGAAGACGAATTCAAGGAAGAGTTGAAGCACAACACGCGTGGCTTGGTATCaatggcgaataacggtccaAACACAAATGGAAGTCAATTCTTCATAACTTACGCTGCCCAGCCCCATCTAGACTTGAAATACACCTTGTTTGGaaa GGTGATCGATGGCCTGGATACCCTAGAGCAACTGGAAAAACTCCCCGTGAACCCAAAGAACTTCAAACCCCTCACAGACATCAGAATAAACAGTGTAACAATTCACGCTAATCCATTGGCTGGATGA